The region AGTATGATGTATATCATTTTCATTGGCTCTTGAAATCAGTATACTCCACTATTCTTCTGCCCTCAAGTCGCAAACTCTCCGCTGATATGCAATTTATACCGGAAGTCCTACGGTTTCTGGCGGTTGCTCCCCCTCAAGTAGAGGTTTATAATAAGAAAAGCGATAACCAAGAGTATTTTCAAAAAAATTCGAAAAATTGTCACGGGGGTTGCAGTTAACCTCTATTTATAATGCCGGCTGTTGCCGGATATTCTCAGGTACACGATTATGCGATGCAACCGCCTCGCCAACCTTCAGGAGGAACTTATATGTCTACCCTAATTACACCCCACACGGATGCCCGGATGGCGAACATCATTGAGAAGGTTCGCGGCGGAGAACGATTGAATTTGGAAGATGGCGTTTATTTATATGAGAGTAACGATCTCTTAACGATCGGACAGCTGGCCAATGAGGTCAATCTGCGAAAGAACGGGAATAAAGTCTATTTTATCGAGAACATGAGTCTATATTTCACCAATGTCTGCGAATCCCGCTGTGCCTTCTGCAATTTCCGCAAGGATGAAGGCGAGGAAGGGGCCTACACCCTCTCCGGCCAGGAGATGGTGGAGTATGTGAAGCAGCATATTCATCCCGGCGTGCGTGAGTTCCATATTGTAGGCGGCCATAATGATAATGTGCCCTTCCAGTACTACGTTGATTCGCTGCGGGCCCTGAACGAGCATTTCCCCGAGGTGACTCTCAAGGCCTATACAGCGGCAGAGATCGATTTCTTCACCCGTATCAGCGGACTCAGTATCCGTGAGGTGCTGGAGCAGCTGCGCGCTGCCGGACTGAAGACCCTTACCGGAGGAGGGGCAGAGATTCTGTCTGACCATTACCGCAAAAAAATGCGCGTCGATAAAGCCAATGTCGAGGAATATCTCGAGGTGCACCGCACCGCCCATCACCTTGGCATGAAGACCCATACCACGATGCTGTACGGGTCGATTGAGTCCCGTGAGGACCGCATCCGCCATATGCTGCAAATTCGTGACCTGCAGGACGAGACCGGCGGCTTCATGGTATTCATTCCGCTGTCCATGCAGCCCAA is a window of Paenibacillus sp. FSL H3-0469 DNA encoding:
- the mqnE gene encoding aminofutalosine synthase MqnE, which translates into the protein MSTLITPHTDARMANIIEKVRGGERLNLEDGVYLYESNDLLTIGQLANEVNLRKNGNKVYFIENMSLYFTNVCESRCAFCNFRKDEGEEGAYTLSGQEMVEYVKQHIHPGVREFHIVGGHNDNVPFQYYVDSLRALNEHFPEVTLKAYTAAEIDFFTRISGLSIREVLEQLRAAGLKTLTGGGAEILSDHYRKKMRVDKANVEEYLEVHRTAHHLGMKTHTTMLYGSIESREDRIRHMLQIRDLQDETGGFMVFIPLSMQPKNKNAGIMRRNSANEDLKTIAVSRLMLDNFDHIKAYFINIGPQLTQVALNFGASDVHGTILKERISHAAGALTPEGLTRDELIWLVKGAGRIPVERDTFYNEIKVYE